The window TGAAGGATGCTGAAGCCCAGTCTGAAGTCTACAACCCTTGATAGATGAACAGAGTTCTTTGGGCAGTAATACTTATTCACTACCTGGTGGAACATCATTattacccctgaggcaggcgtttgattaaaacacagaccgtgtcgggtccttctgTCTAAGAAGTGAATAAAGCATCCTTTCAGCACTTGGAGTGTTGGAGTGTCTGTTGGCCATCCTCTACTCCTGCTTGGTTGTACTTTCTACATGGAGGTTTTTAGCGTTTGCTGTGCCAGTTTCCCATTTTCCAATTTAATGGTCATGCTCTGATGTTGCCATTAGCAAATGgtcattaacaaaaattaatgcttgagcccttacctctacctattttgtgggcagtaaaTGCTGATATGCTAATCCTGCAATAATCAGTTAGTGTGGGATAATGTATCTGTACTAAGTAagtgattagcacagaaacacccatTCTTCACCCCATAGACATGCTCCTTggcaaaagcaaacaaacaaatgcAAGTTTGATCCACTgtgtttttcagttcattttaaaagtaatgcATATCTCTAATAGAAGAGAAAGGCTGATCCAGTATCATCAGGCACAGTTCACGAGAAAAGTAGAAAAGGAAGGCTGATTCTTCCCTGTCCAGTGGAGGTGGGGATTCATTAAATATCTGTAAAAAGCATGCAAGTGGCAGGTGAGTACTCATTCAGGAAGCTGATACTATAAACTCATTTAAATGCAATGTCCATTTTATCAACAAATTATCATTACAAATTACCATTCATCATTTAGGAATTCTCAGTATGGTACCCTTCAATCTATATTTTATCCATTTGCTTTTGTGTTTCCTCAGAAATCaaaaggaaaaagattataaTGGAAAACCAGACCAGCATAAGAGAATTTATCATCCTGGGGTTTCCTGAACTCCCTCACCTTCAAACTCTACTCTTTGGGCTATTCCTAGTGGTGTACCTAATTGCCGTGCTAGCAAACTTGCTCATTTTCTGCACAGTGTGCACAGACCGCCGTCTGCACACGCCCATGTTCTTTTTCCTCTGCAACCTGTCCGTCATTGACGTTTGCTACATGACCGCCACCCTCCCTAAGCTGCTGAAAACCCTGTGGACTCAACAGAAGGCTATCTCCCCCAGCAGCTGTGCTCTGCAGATGTACTCATTCATGGGCTTCTTAAGTACGGAGTTCAGCCTCCTCACTGCCATGGCTTATGACCGCTACGTGGCAATCTGTGATCCTTTGCGGTATGTGCTCATCATGAACAAGGAAGCCTGCATCCTACTGGTTGTTGCGTCCTGGGTAACGGGCTTCCTTGACACTATGCCTCACTATCTTTTCGTTCTTCAATCCTCTTTCTGTGGTTCCAATGAGATCAACCACTTTTTTTGCGACCTCACGGCTCTAATGAAGCTTTCCTGTAGTGACACATTTACCATTGAAACTGTGACTTACGTTGAAGGCATATTTTTAGGGTTAGGGGCATTTCTGCTCACGTTGACTTCCTACGTCTTTATCATTGTCAGCATCCTGAAAATACGTTCCTCAAAAGGAAGACACAAAGCTTTCTCCACTTGCTCATCCCATCTTACCGTTGTTATTGTCTTCTATTTGACCACTCTCTGTATGTATATGAGACCCCCCTCTGTCTACTCGATGGAAGAGAACAAACTGATTAATGTGGTTTATGTGACTATAATACCACTGCTAAATCCTCTCATTTATAGCTTGAGGAATAATGAGTTAAAAGGGGCATTGTGGAAAATCACAGTTAGAAAGATAGCTTTTGTTTCCGGTAAGGTCGACAGTGGCACCTCTTTGGTTCCAAAGACCAATGACAATTTAAAAGCTAGAGTAAAGCAAGTGTGAAAACAACTCTTGATACTACAGACCTTGAAGTAAAACACACACATGTAACAGAATTTGGCATTTTCTTTAACGAGCAAATTACTATTTttcgattttatttatttgttacatttgtaccccacattttcccacctatttgcaggctcaatgtggcttacatagtaccgtaaaggcatttgccaagtccggttgagaaacaaatacaaggttatgttgtggtcgaatgaggaagATGTGTATTAGATATCATGGGGGTCGAGGGGAATGGAGattatatattgtccagtacgatcattggtattGCTGTGTTACGTGAACAATTTTTGAGCAGCATGTTCTTTATAACTTTTGCCCAATTGTCTTTCATTTGTCACTTTGCCAAAAACAAGCAAATTGTTTAACAGTTAAGCAGTGTAAGCTTGGTTTTTAGTGCCTGGTGACTGGTTTTGATTTGTGGGTTTCACTAGTAGTTACCAAACCTGTCTCGTTTCTCCATTCAAAGTGATGGTAAATGAAGCCCACATCTATATCCACaacattgcaaaaaaaaaccttagggccccttttactaaggtgcgttagcattttctGTGCACGCTAAAAAGGAGCGTGCACTAAATATTAAGATGCctgttatattcttatgggtgtcttagcatttagcacatgctaatttttagtaaggCTGTACATCGATTAAAGGTTCAACTGCCcaattaatcgtgattaaaatgTGTGATTGTTCGATTAAACCTGTACAGTGCAATATAgacatgtaaattctcaaaactgacatatttcaattactaaactaaaaataaaatcgtCTATCTTACCCTTGTTGTCTGGGTTtcaatcatcttgttccctgtctctgATTCTGCTTTCCTGTGCTCCAAACTCTGCTTCCAGGGCCTCCTGTTTATtgactatttctttttttctcctctttctcatcCTGGCCTATATCCATCTTACACATTCAAGTTTCATCcatgtttttcctccttttcaaatctagtttccatctcttctcttcccttccattcatgggcaccatctcctccgatctttcttctcttccttttcctggcaccatctcctcctgtctctcttctctccccttccaatcCCTTCAATAGTCACTGGCTccttctgtctctcttctctctccttcccttaaccctccattgcctgaggtacaaacttagattttgagccctcctgggacagagaaatatccagcgtacctgaatgtaactcaccttgagctactactgaaaaaggtgtgagcaaaatctaaataaataaatcctatataatgACTGTTTATGCTAGACCATGAGTAAGTTATAATATtctatcatttacatgtgtatttttgGACTCCACCCAtttactgcccaaattctgccCAAGCACAAGCCTGCTGGGAAAATACATGCCATAATATGGTGCATACTTTTCGTTAGACAGAAGTTGGCACATTGACTAGAATAACACCATATATAGGATTAGGCATCTCCATATAGGATTACCCCTTAATGAGGGCCGAAACCcatttgggttttcaagatttccacaaggaatatgcatgagatctattttacatacaatggaagcagtacatgctaatcaatctcatgcatattccttgtggaaatcttgaaaacctgattgggttgtggcccttgaggactatggttgtccacccctgccctAAAAGATCTGTTGAGGATTGTCCATGAATCCATCATGTATACATGTTTACACAGACCAAAAAAAATGACCACttacaggaaggaaaaaggcctcaaagagctcctagatactTTTTTCAGTCTATCAGAGCTATAACAGATCTTTaggatcttctcttcatcattgggcaaaaaaccttcaaaaattgCTAACAACTTCCTGTCGATTACATATTAACGATCTTATTCTTGAAAATTAATGTGCTTACAATATTCTTAATATATTGCACTCAGCATGAATATCGACATTTATCTTTAAAGTCATTACTGGTCTGGGGATCTCTTTGCCATGTAGAGTGCTCTGCCGCACTATCTTCGTCCTCTAGTCCCGAGCCGACGATGCCCAGTGTTTcgcactgctgcttcagggtctcgttCGCGGGGCTGATCTGCTTCTTTCTCATGCTTTATGGAAGTCCCTTTTCCTTCTCTGCAGCCTCCCTTCACTTCTGACTTCCTGGAGGTCCCTTGGCCAGCTCCAGCAGCAGGTCAGGAAGAGAGGAATACAGGGACCTGAACAGGAGACCTGCTGCTGGAGCTGGCCAAggttttgaaggttttttttttggccaacgATGAAGAGAAGATCATAAAGATCTGTTATAGCTCCGATAGATTGAAAAagtatctaggagctctttgaggcctttttccttcctgtaagtggtcattatttttttttttggttagtggaaattctctcttttttaattttctggcgaACTAAGGTTTCCACACCCTACTATTGCGTTTTAGTTGATTCTACATGTTTACACACACATAGAGTTGAACTTTGTTGCTAATGAATGTAACTAGTGATGTGTGTTTGAGAGAAAGGAATTTGTCATTATACCTAGAGTACTTTACCCCTATTGTGCATCCAGTGATTTAATGTCCAACTGAGGAaacattttcatcacttttccaTTGGGGACTGAACTCTCAGTGGATGGCAAGCTGCAAGCTCATATAATATCTCCTTCCAATCCCTCCCTCATTCAGCAGCAGTGACGTGGCCTGTAAAATCTGTCTCATGTCATACTTAGTGTCCTTGCTTTGAtcgttaagaaaaaaaaaacagcatcagAAAAAGCGCAACACAGGTAAGGATTTGTCACAAAATAGTTCTGTGAGCCCAAGATACTTGCTGACACTATTCAGATGTCACAGGCGTCGTACTGCAACTTCTAACTGATTGATCTTGGGTTAGGATTGATTATATATTTGTGTTCTGGGAACGAAAAGTCAATGCCACATGAAAGCCATGTTTGTATCCCTAATAATGGTGATTGTTAGTGCTCTGTTTATTGACCCAGATAGCGAAGGGAAGGGATGAATAGAGAAGGGGCTGTCAGGGAGAAGGCTGGGTTCAGTTGTGGATGGTCAGGATTTTGGAATCTCCACCTTTGGAAGACTGGAAGATCCTGTGCAGGAGGTGAAAAGGGCAACTCCATATACCCCCTTCTAAAATCAGCTTTGGACAGTCACATGGCTCACTGCTAATCTTTAAGGTAATAATAATGGGTGTATCTGAATAAATATGTTCAATTTGAGGGTAATGTctctaaggtgctcattttcaaagacattaccctgaaatttaacatatgtatacatATTTACTCAGACCTACCCTATAGGAATATATTTTTGCTGTTAtgctcatattctataaaggaacatgggAGTCTCTGTTCATTTATAGAATTAGCTTCTACCAGGCACCCTCTGAATTAGTTCGTTTATGCCTTCACATGTGCTCATTTAGTTATTTGTGTCTCTGTATGCAACAGTGCatctcacacatacacataccacctccccttcccttagGTCTGGATGCAGGAAAATATATTGCAGACCATCAAGTCCAAATGTAGCTGAATGTCTGTATCTTAAGTATGAAAGGAATAGGTAATATTGAGGTAGTATTCAGAcctctgctattgaggcagacatgggaagcaactgcttgccttgggatttgtagtatggagtgttgctactatttgagtttctgcatggaaacttgtcactctttaggattccagaatcttgctattctttggggttctacatagaatgttgctactctaagattctgcatagaatcttgtcactctttaggattccagaatcttgctattctttggggttttacatggaatgttgccacaatttgggtttctgccacatacttgtgacctgtcttggccactgtttggaaaacaggatactagactagattagacattggtctgacccagtatggctactcttatgttctcttacTGGATAGCTAACAAGATAACAAATGTGAAGGAGTAccctgatggttagtgcagccAGCTGAGAGCCAAGGCAAAGAACAgccattttgctgtcctaattgtATTCGCTTAGCTATCAGGTTAGCGGTCTGGATATCGCTGCTAGCTGGATAACCCCTGGCTCCGCCTAAGCTCCACCCACAGACTCCTCCTGCCAGTCCAGACAGTTCCAAGACGATTGGAGGACATATTCAGATATTTGGAACCACAGAATATCTCTCTCAATGGCACTTATCCACGTAGCAAGATCCGTTCACtagtaagtgcttttgaatattgggacaGAAATTGTATAACAGGGAGCCTACATAAAATCAAATGCCTATTTTATtcagttttataaataaaatcaacaaacacatgtatgtacctttataaaataggttaccTGTAGCACAGCATTGCTCCCATTCAAAGTTACACTTTGTCCACAGTTTTCTTTGCATACTATGGGTAGTTGCATGTGCATTTTTTAAAGTGCACTAGTACCTCATAGCTCCATCCCTGTTCTGTCCTAATTATATCTCTGGTGATGTTTTTACATAGTTTACTTAtatgtgtgaccagcagaagaaaagaggtgttgatgcccctgtacaagtcattggtgaggccccacctggagtattgtgttcagttttggaggccgtatcttgctaaggatgtaaaaacaattgaagctgtgcaaagaaaagctacgagaatggtatgggatttgcgttacaagacgtatgaggagagacttgcgcacctgaacatgtataccctggaggagaggagaaacaggggtgatatgatacagacgttcaaatatttgaaaggtataaatccgcgaacgaaccttttccggagacggggaGGCGgtaaaacaagaggacatgaaatgagattgaaggggggcagactcaagaaaaatgtcaggaagtattttttcacggagagagtggtggatgtttggaatgccctcccgtgggaggtggtggagatgaaaacggtaacggaattcaaaaatgcatgggataaacataaaggaatcttgttcagaaggaatggatcctcagaagcttagccgagattgggtggcagagccggtggggggaggcggggctggtggttgggagatgagccttgttctgggcagacttctacggtctgtgccctgaaaatggcagaaacaaatcaaggtcaggtatacacataaagtagcacatatgagtttaaattgttgggcagactagatggatcgtgcaggtctttttctgccgtcatctactatgttactatgtacacaAGATTTTATTGGAATGCACACTTATAAGCACCTTTATACCTGTGGAATTATAATAACAGCAACACAATAGAAGTGAGGCAAAAATAAAAGGAATCCAGAAAAGTTAATATAGGACCTTTAATCTAGTCAGCAAATCTaacatatcaaggacccgacacagctgtgtttcaacCTCATTTGGTGGTAAAATTTGAAGAGGTGCTCAGCGTTGTGAGTACGGGAGAAACCAGCACATATGGAATGCACCAACATATATCACAGGttctttgacccctgaagcaggcatacacgccaaaacacggccatgtcaggtCCTTGAGGTGTTGGATTTGCTGTCTAGATTAAAGGTCCTATATTGACTTTTCTGGAATCCTCATTGTTTATTTTTGCCTCAGTCTTCTTGTGTTGCTGTTACACGTTGGGATTTGGGCGCTCCCGGACCACATTATTGacacgaaagatgggcacccatcttggtCGATTatgcggttggctccgccccttcccaggGCCGCCTccgaagatgggtgcccttagagatgggcacccccattcgattatgcccctcattgttacagaatatactcacactgcgcctaatttaggtgtcgggatttacaccaagtaaaacatggtgtaaatggatgtgactACATTGGTCGCATGGACaggtgctcggcgtattctatataccatgaggAAATTTAAGCCTTTTCTGTAAAACTTAGGCATACTTgaaagaatacacctaggcgtatttttttcaggcaccatatctaGCCTTTAATGCATAGTGAGTACTGAATTGCTTTAGAATGCAAATGATAAGGGCATTCTTTCATTGCAAGTGAAATAGGAATTGTCGATGgaagagaagaaaaacaaaatttcCTTTATTCGCCAATTGTTTTGTTTTCACACCTTGACATTCTAAAACAGCAGAATTATCTCTAGCAGGGAGCATTAAGAAGTGTGTACTCCACATATAATTAAGTAATTAAGGAATAGTTTTGTATAACTACATTATAGAGAGTCCTAATCCTTTGATCTAAACTTTTTGTTGTATGCATTTCCAGTTTTCCATTTTGAAACAAAACTTCAGAAACTAAACAGCCATCAGTTATATTCTCTGTCGTCTTTAAACACAGTATGCAAGGTTATTTTCTCTGCTAAAATCTTCCACTAGGCTTTCACCGAACAGGATGTCGTGGGACAATGGCACTTCCTTCTCTAGATTTATCCTTTTGGGATTCTCAGATCTCCCAGAGCTGCAGCCCTTCATTTCACTAGGACTTTTTCTTCTCTACCTCATTACAGTTTCTGGAAACCTCCTCATAATCACAGCAGTATGTCTGAGTTCTCGCTTACACAAgcccatgtatttcttcctctgcAACCTCTCCTTTTTGGATCTCTGCTGCACCTCCATCACCATCCCAAAAATGATTGCATGCCTCCTGACAGGGAATAATGTGATCACCTTCACGGAATGTGTGACACAGTTGTATTTCTTCCTGTCGTTCACAAGTACAGAGTTTTTTCTGCTCAGCGCCATGTCATATGATCGTTACGTGGCAATCTGCAACCCCTTACGCTATGCCCTCATCATGAATAAGAGAATCTGCATTCTGTTAGCAGCTGCTTCATGGATTACTGGCTTTTTGGACATAGTGCCCTACATGGTCTTTATATCCCGACTTGTGTTCTGCCACGACAACATAATCAATCACTTTTTCTGTGACATACCACCTCTGATGGAACTCGCCTGCAATGGCATTCAAAGCTTCCAGCTCACTATCTTTGTTGAGGGCATATTCATGGGTTTCATCCCATTTATGATGACACTGTCATCCTACACCTACATcattgctgccattttgaaaatacggtcttcACAGGGCAGGCACAAGGCGTTCTCCACCTGTTCCTCCCACTTGACTGTCGTCATTCTGTTTTATGGTACTGTTATCTGCATGTACATGAGACCATCATCACTGCAGTCACCAGACCAGGACAAGTTCTTCTCTCTACTCTACATGGCTGTGATTCCCATGCTGAATCCCATTATTTACAGCCTCCGGAACACAGATGTTAAAAGtgccctaaaaaaactttttgatGTATGTCCAAAACATGTAACATTCAGCAAGACCATCAACGAAGCCAGAAGTAATCTCCCAAACTAGATTTCTCCATTGATAAAAACCTTGAAATGATACATTCCACCTGGTCTACATGTTGATAACTGATCTTATTTGATTACCTTCCTGGTTCATGTTCAATAAGCttgaagaaaaatagaaaat is drawn from Microcaecilia unicolor chromosome 14, aMicUni1.1, whole genome shotgun sequence and contains these coding sequences:
- the LOC115457081 gene encoding olfactory receptor 1G1-like codes for the protein MENQTSIREFIILGFPELPHLQTLLFGLFLVVYLIAVLANLLIFCTVCTDRRLHTPMFFFLCNLSVIDVCYMTATLPKLLKTLWTQQKAISPSSCALQMYSFMGFLSTEFSLLTAMAYDRYVAICDPLRYVLIMNKEACILLVVASWVTGFLDTMPHYLFVLQSSFCGSNEINHFFCDLTALMKLSCSDTFTIETVTYVEGIFLGLGAFLLTLTSYVFIIVSILKIRSSKGRHKAFSTCSSHLTVVIVFYLTTLCMYMRPPSVYSMEENKLINVVYVTIIPLLNPLIYSLRNNELKGALWKITVRKIAFVSGKVDSGTSLVPKTNDNLKARVKQV
- the LOC115457082 gene encoding olfactory receptor 1019-like, with amino-acid sequence MSWDNGTSFSRFILLGFSDLPELQPFISLGLFLLYLITVSGNLLIITAVCLSSRLHKPMYFFLCNLSFLDLCCTSITIPKMIACLLTGNNVITFTECVTQLYFFLSFTSTEFFLLSAMSYDRYVAICNPLRYALIMNKRICILLAAASWITGFLDIVPYMVFISRLVFCHDNIINHFFCDIPPLMELACNGIQSFQLTIFVEGIFMGFIPFMMTLSSYTYIIAAILKIRSSQGRHKAFSTCSSHLTVVILFYGTVICMYMRPSSLQSPDQDKFFSLLYMAVIPMLNPIIYSLRNTDVKSALKKLFDVCPKHVTFSKTINEARSNLPN